Proteins from a single region of Nomascus leucogenys isolate Asia chromosome 2, Asia_NLE_v1, whole genome shotgun sequence:
- the KCNIP1 gene encoding Kv channel-interacting protein 1 isoform X3, with amino-acid sequence MGAVMGTFSSLQTKQRRPSKDKIEDELEMTMVCHRPEGLEQLEAQTNFTKRELQVLYRGFKNECPSGVVNEDTFKQIYAQFFPHGDASTYAHYLFNAFDTTQTGSVKFEDFVTALSILLRGTVHEKLRWTFNLYDINKDGYINKEEMMDIVKAIYDMMGKYTYPVLKEDTPRQHVDVFFQKMDKNKDGIVTLDEFLESCQEDDNIMRSLQLFQNVM; translated from the exons ATAAGATTGAAGATGAGCTGGAGATGACCATGGTTTGCCATCGGCCCGAGGGACTGGAGCAGCTCGAGGCCCAGACCAACTTCACCAAGAGGGAGCTGCAGGTCCTTTATCGAGGCTTCAAAAAT GAGTGCCCCAGTGGTGTGGTCAACGAAGACACATTCAAGCAGATCTATGCTCAGTTTTTCCCTCACGGAG ATGCCAGCACGTATGCCCATTACCTCTTCAATGCCTTCGACACCACTCAGACAGGCTCCGTGAAGTTCGAG GACTTTGTAACTGCTCTGTCGATTTTACTGAGAGGAACTGTCCACGAGAAACTAAGGTGGACATTTAATTTGTATGACATCAACAAGGATGGATACATAAACAAAGAG GAGATGATGGACATTGTCAAAGCCATCTATGACATGATGGGGAAATACACATACCCTGTGCTCAAAGAGGACACTCCAAGGCAGCACGTGGACGTCTTCTTCCAG aaaatggacaaaaataaagATGGCATCGTAACTTTAGATGAATTTCTTGAATCATGTCAGGAG GATGACAACATCATGAGGTCTCTCCAGCTGTTTCAAAATGTCATGTAA
- the KCNIP1 gene encoding Kv channel-interacting protein 1 isoform X1: MGAVMGTFSSLQTKQRRPSKDIAWWYYQYQRDKIEDELEMTMVCHRPEGLEQLEAQTNFTKRELQVLYRGFKNECPSGVVNEDTFKQIYAQFFPHGDASTYAHYLFNAFDTTQTGSVKFEDFVTALSILLRGTVHEKLRWTFNLYDINKDGYINKEEMMDIVKAIYDMMGKYTYPVLKEDTPRQHVDVFFQKMDKNKDGIVTLDEFLESCQEDDNIMRSLQLFQNVM, translated from the exons ACATCGCCTGGTGGTATTACCAGTATCAGAGAG ATAAGATTGAAGATGAGCTGGAGATGACCATGGTTTGCCATCGGCCCGAGGGACTGGAGCAGCTCGAGGCCCAGACCAACTTCACCAAGAGGGAGCTGCAGGTCCTTTATCGAGGCTTCAAAAAT GAGTGCCCCAGTGGTGTGGTCAACGAAGACACATTCAAGCAGATCTATGCTCAGTTTTTCCCTCACGGAG ATGCCAGCACGTATGCCCATTACCTCTTCAATGCCTTCGACACCACTCAGACAGGCTCCGTGAAGTTCGAG GACTTTGTAACTGCTCTGTCGATTTTACTGAGAGGAACTGTCCACGAGAAACTAAGGTGGACATTTAATTTGTATGACATCAACAAGGATGGATACATAAACAAAGAG GAGATGATGGACATTGTCAAAGCCATCTATGACATGATGGGGAAATACACATACCCTGTGCTCAAAGAGGACACTCCAAGGCAGCACGTGGACGTCTTCTTCCAG aaaatggacaaaaataaagATGGCATCGTAACTTTAGATGAATTTCTTGAATCATGTCAGGAG GATGACAACATCATGAGGTCTCTCCAGCTGTTTCAAAATGTCATGTAA